The proteins below come from a single Arthrobacter crystallopoietes genomic window:
- a CDS encoding ParA family protein, whose protein sequence is MQVVSISSLKGGVGKTSVTLGLASAALAAGIPTLVVDLDPHADATTGLGVRPSRQTDIGRLLKNARRADLAANVAPSGWVATAAANGQHSVGRRILDVAVGSAFTGIYDRPDLGRRDLRRLSTVLSRVEGYSLVLIDCPPSLNGLTRMAWTASNRVLLVAEPSLFSVAGTERTMRAIELFRDEYAPNLTTAGVVANRVRSGSNEHTFRLAEMKSMFGELLLAPTIAEQANWQQIQGAAHAIHHWPGESARQAAGLFDELLKNLTDSGRMRNRVLRRTPS, encoded by the coding sequence GTGCAAGTAGTGAGCATCAGTAGTCTCAAGGGCGGCGTCGGAAAAACGTCAGTTACTTTGGGCCTGGCATCCGCGGCACTGGCGGCAGGAATTCCCACACTGGTCGTAGATCTGGATCCGCACGCAGACGCGACCACGGGTCTCGGCGTCCGGCCTTCGCGCCAGACGGATATAGGCCGCCTGCTGAAAAACGCGCGCCGGGCGGATCTAGCGGCGAACGTTGCACCCAGCGGCTGGGTCGCCACCGCTGCAGCCAACGGGCAGCATTCTGTGGGCCGGCGGATTCTCGACGTCGCCGTCGGCTCTGCATTCACCGGGATTTATGACCGGCCTGACCTCGGCCGCCGGGACCTGCGCCGGCTCTCCACGGTCCTCTCCCGGGTTGAAGGGTACTCGCTGGTACTCATTGACTGCCCGCCCTCCCTCAATGGCCTCACCCGCATGGCATGGACGGCAAGCAACCGCGTGCTGCTGGTTGCCGAACCGAGCCTCTTTTCCGTTGCCGGAACGGAACGCACTATGCGGGCCATTGAATTATTCCGCGACGAATACGCGCCGAATCTCACGACGGCGGGAGTGGTCGCCAACCGCGTACGCTCCGGTTCAAATGAACACACGTTCCGCCTGGCCGAGATGAAATCCATGTTCGGTGAGCTGCTGCTGGCTCCCACCATTGCCGAGCAGGCTAACTGGCAGCAGATCCAGGGTGCCGCTCACGCCATCCACCATTGGCCTGGGGAATCAGCGCGTCAGGCCGCGGGCCTCTTCGACGAACTGCTGAAGAACCT